The DNA window AGTCCGCTCATATTAAAATGGAAAGGATCATTAAAGTTTCTATTTTTTCTTAAATATAACTTTTTGTTTGGATAATCAAAGATAGCAGTAAACCTTCGTATGATTTCTCCACCAATAGAACCTTTTCTGTTTTCTACCAAATTGACATGCTGAATAGAAAATTCGTCAGGCATAGCAGTAAGCGGTTTTTCAAATTTAAAATCTCCAAGATAAAAGTTATGAATTCGGCTTCTTTTGCCATAAATGTCCCCGTTAAATCCCCGTCCCAGAAAATCATCAATATTGGGTCTATTGTATACAAAGTCTTTAATGAGAGCAGGAAAGAGCCATATAGCATCGCTGTTCCCGAGATCGATCAGTAATTTTGAATCTTTTTTCTCATTAGTCATTTCTACACCAGCATGAAGGTAAGGTTTTTCTCTTTCAATAGTGATAGGGAACTCGTCAAATTTTCTGAGTTTTCTTTTGAAAACGCCAAGATCTTCAAAGATGGTTATTTTCTTGGCTGTATAATCTATAAGAACGGGATGATCTTTAAAAAAGTGATAGCCAATAACTCCGTTTACCGGAATTCCTATGTGAGATGAAATATTAAAATCTTCGTCCAGAATCATGTAAAGAGACATGGAAGTATTAATTACAGCGTCCCCGATGCGTCCTATATTTCGATCCGATTTTAGACCGTCAATACTTACATTACCTCCAAGGCCGGAAAATTTAACTTTTTCAACATTTCCCAATTTAAGTTCTTTATTATCCAGACTAAAAAGAATCGTTTCAGCAACTCCTGTATCCAGTAAGAAGGTAAGTTCTGCACCATTGACATTGATGGGAATAAAAATGAGGTTATTAATAAACTTAAAAGGGATAACAGCCTTTTTTGTATTGATTAATGCAAAAGAATTCTGTGCATTGATGAAAATGCTGAAAAATAATCCCAGTAAAATAACCTTTAGTTTCATTTACTGAATTTACTGAAATTATCTTTATCCTAATAAAAAAACATTCCAAATGCAGGAATGTTTGTATAAACTACAATGAAGTAGTTTGATTCGTTGAATTTATTTTAAAATGAGATACTGGTTATTTTGAGAAAAACTCCATTAAATCCATATAATTTTTCTGATTCACTCCATGACCACTCATATATTCTCTGAAAGTGAAATAGCAGCTAAGATCGTAAAGAAGGTCAGCTGCTTTTCTGCCCCATTCAAGAGGGATCACAGCATCGTCTGTACCATGAGAAACAAAAAAGCGTAATCTTTCAAGTTTCTTTTTGTCCTTTACAATACCATCAAGGATTTTATCCTCTGGATAGGCACTAAGACAGGCAACAAGATTAAAAAGATCAGGATATTTTAAAGCCAAGGCATAACTCAATACACCTCCCTGGCTAAAGCCACACAGATGCGCTCTGCTTTCGGTAAGGCCGTAGTGATTTATTATTTTTAAAATGCTTTCCAAGACTGCATTTAATGATTCTTTGGCTTGTGGTACATCAATGAACTGTTCAGGATCATTGAAGTTTATGTCATACCATGAATATCCATCAAATTGAGTATTTCTGGGAGCTCTGAAGCTTATGATAATCCAATCACTGGGTAGTGTTTCTCTAAAACTGAAAAGATCCTGCTCATTGCTGCCATAGCCGTGAAGCATAAAAAGGATAGGAGTATCCGGTGTAATATTTTCCGGCTCCCTTACTAAATAATCTAAATTCATACAGCAAATATAATTAATAAATTATATTATAGAACTTGACTTTTATTATAAAGATAAACAA is part of the Chryseobacterium lactis genome and encodes:
- a CDS encoding PDZ domain-containing protein, translating into MKLKVILLGLFFSIFINAQNSFALINTKKAVIPFKFINNLIFIPINVNGAELTFLLDTGVAETILFSLDNKELKLGNVEKVKFSGLGGNVSIDGLKSDRNIGRIGDAVINTSMSLYMILDEDFNISSHIGIPVNGVIGYHFFKDHPVLIDYTAKKITIFEDLGVFKRKLRKFDEFPITIEREKPYLHAGVEMTNEKKDSKLLIDLGNSDAIWLFPALIKDFVYNRPNIDDFLGRGFNGDIYGKRSRIHNFYLGDFKFEKPLTAMPDEFSIQHVNLVENRKGSIGGEIIRRFTAIFDYPNKKLYLRKNRNFNDPFHFNMSGLDFKQDGLEWAQDKIKLETELTTGAVSRGYKEDTFQYKFSLKPIFSIAGVRKDSPADKVGFKRDDRVISINGSKTADMTLEKIMELMKSYEGRSITMVVQRKEETLTIQFTLEDPIPYQE
- a CDS encoding alpha/beta hydrolase, with translation MNLDYLVREPENITPDTPILFMLHGYGSNEQDLFSFRETLPSDWIIISFRAPRNTQFDGYSWYDINFNDPEQFIDVPQAKESLNAVLESILKIINHYGLTESRAHLCGFSQGGVLSYALALKYPDLFNLVACLSAYPEDKILDGIVKDKKKLERLRFFVSHGTDDAVIPLEWGRKAADLLYDLSCYFTFREYMSGHGVNQKNYMDLMEFFSK